The proteins below come from a single Chrysiogenia bacterium genomic window:
- a CDS encoding PilZ domain-containing protein has product MSDEKKEFRYRRYKRAAVKLPVMLIHGESAYEGHMRELSRGGALIETTLELSPGDNLRLGFHIKNVRDPIELPIRVVYVHKPGGDTRLGEAAGIGVEFLEVDVQLGARIDTYVKDQRFFGPYSTILKEFQRARR; this is encoded by the coding sequence ATGAGTGACGAGAAAAAAGAGTTTCGCTACCGCCGCTACAAACGCGCGGCGGTGAAGTTGCCGGTGATGCTCATCCACGGCGAGAGCGCCTATGAGGGTCACATGCGCGAACTCTCGCGCGGCGGCGCGCTCATCGAGACGACGCTGGAACTCTCGCCCGGCGACAACCTGCGCCTTGGCTTCCACATCAAGAACGTGCGCGATCCCATCGAACTTCCCATCCGCGTGGTCTACGTGCACAAGCCCGGCGGCGATACGCGCCTTGGCGAGGCCGCCGGCATCGGCGTGGAGTTCCTGGAAGTGGACGTGCAGCTCGGCGCGCGCATCGACACCTACGTGAAGGATCAGCGCTTCTTCGGCCCCTATTCGACGATCCTCAAGGAATTTCAGCGAGCGCGGCGGTAG